A region from the Coffea eugenioides isolate CCC68of chromosome 9, Ceug_1.0, whole genome shotgun sequence genome encodes:
- the LOC113783558 gene encoding protein ULTRAPETALA 1-like has protein sequence MEDTANANTMKMRLFSEEEVRDISGLKRGCGGSRGGSDGDDYVEVTCGCTSHRYGDAVGRLRVFSSGFLEITCECTPGCQEDKLTPAAFEKHSGRETSRKWKNNIWVIVDGEKVPLYKTALLKYYNQASKNANGSSRSHNGKFHRDEFVRCTECNKERRFRLRNKEECRSYHDALADLNWKCSDMPYDEVTCEDDEERASRRVYRGCSRSPTCKGCTSCVCFGCEICRFSDCSCQTCSDFTRNAKA, from the exons ATGGAGGATACTGCTAATGCTAATACGATGAAGATGAGGTTGTTTAGTGAAGAAGAGGTGAGGGATATTAGCGGGTTGAAAAGGGGCTGCGGCGGTAGCCGTGGCGGTAGCGATGGCGATGATTACGTAGAGGTGACGTGTGGCTGCACCAGCCACCGATATGGGGATGCTGTAGGTCGACTTAGGGTTTTCTCTTCTGGTTTTCTTGAAATCACCTGTGAATGCACCCCTGGTTGTCAGGAAG ACAAACTCACACCAGCTGCATTTGAGAAACATTCTGGAAGAGAAACATCTAGGAAATGGAAGAATAATATCTGGGTTATTGTTGATGGGGAGAAAGTGCCTTTGTACAAGACAGCACTGctcaaatattacaatcaaGCATCAAAAAATGCTAATGGTTCAAGCAGATCACACAATGGGAAATTCCATCGTGATGAGTTTGTTAGATGCACTGAATGCAACAAAGAGCGCAGGTTCCGTCTCCGCAACAAAGAGGAATGCCGCAGTTACCATGATGCTTTGGCAGATTTAAATTGGAAATGCTCTGACATGCCTTATGATGA GGTTACatgtgaagatgatgaagaaagaGCAAGTCGCAGGGTCTACAGGGGCTGTTCCCGATCTCCAACATGCAAGGGTTGCACGTCTTGTGTCTGTTTTGGTTGTGAAATCTGTAGGTTTTCAGACTGCAGCTGCCAGACTTGCTCTGATTTCACTAGGAATGCAAAAGCTTAA